Proteins encoded together in one Chitinophaga varians window:
- a CDS encoding prolyl oligopeptidase family serine peptidase: MAQQKNWQYPVAKKVDTIDDYHGTRIPDPYRWLEDDHSAETKAWVDAENKVTREYLEAIPFRPAVKKRLEELWNYPKNGAPVKHGNYYYFFKNDGLQNQAVLYRSTTPDGTPEVFIDPNKLSASGTTALGALTFSKDGKYAAYLIAKAGSDWQEAYVMDVATRQLLSDKLEWIKFSGLSWRGDGFYYSRYDKPDEQSKLSKKNEFQKVYFHKIGQPQEQDELIYVDKEHPLRNATVSVTEDERFLILSTTEGTSGRELWYRDMQNPAQRSFSLLVKGFANEPSVIDNDGGKLLVLTNHQAPNYKVVLIDPASPAEANWKLIVPEKKEVLQNVGNAGGKMLLSYLKDASTRVYQYDYSGRLEHEVKLPGIGTASGFDGRKEDQELFVTYTSFVAPPTIYRYDIKTGKMSLFNKAAVKFNPDDYETKQVFFTSKDGTKVPMFLSSRKGMKNNGNNPVLIYGYGGFNIAQTPAFSVSNLYFMEQGGTYAVVALRGGSEYGEAWHKAGMKEKKQNVFDDFIGAAEYLVKTKYTNPAKIAIRGGSNGGLLIGACMTQRPDLFKVALPAVGVMDMLRFQKFTIGWAWAVEYGSSDNAEDFKYLVKYSPLHNLKPGVAYPATMITTADHDDRVVPAHSFKFAATLQASNAGPNPMLIRIETQAGHGAGKPTSKLIDEATDMWSFTMYNLGMKP, translated from the coding sequence ATGGCACAACAAAAAAACTGGCAATATCCGGTAGCTAAAAAAGTAGATACCATTGATGATTACCATGGCACCCGTATCCCTGATCCCTATCGCTGGCTCGAAGATGACCACAGCGCAGAAACAAAAGCCTGGGTGGACGCTGAAAATAAAGTGACCCGGGAGTACCTCGAAGCCATCCCTTTCCGCCCCGCGGTTAAAAAAAGACTGGAGGAGCTCTGGAACTACCCCAAAAACGGCGCACCGGTTAAACATGGCAATTATTATTACTTCTTTAAAAATGATGGCCTGCAGAACCAGGCCGTCCTGTACCGCAGCACTACCCCCGACGGTACCCCGGAAGTATTTATAGATCCTAACAAACTGTCAGCCTCCGGTACTACCGCCCTGGGAGCCCTCACTTTCTCCAAAGACGGGAAATATGCGGCCTACCTGATCGCCAAAGCGGGGTCCGACTGGCAGGAGGCATATGTAATGGACGTGGCCACCCGCCAGCTGCTGTCGGATAAACTGGAATGGATCAAATTCAGTGGCCTCAGCTGGAGAGGCGATGGCTTCTACTACAGCCGCTACGACAAACCGGACGAACAAAGCAAACTGTCCAAAAAGAACGAATTCCAGAAAGTATATTTTCATAAAATCGGTCAGCCACAGGAACAGGACGAGCTGATTTACGTGGACAAGGAACATCCGCTCCGCAACGCTACTGTCAGCGTAACGGAAGATGAACGTTTCCTCATCCTCTCCACCACGGAAGGCACTTCCGGCAGAGAGCTCTGGTACCGGGATATGCAAAACCCGGCACAGAGGTCCTTCTCCCTGCTGGTGAAAGGTTTCGCGAACGAGCCCTCTGTAATTGACAACGACGGCGGCAAACTGCTGGTGCTTACCAACCATCAGGCGCCTAATTATAAAGTGGTGCTGATCGATCCGGCCAGCCCGGCGGAAGCCAACTGGAAACTGATAGTGCCGGAGAAAAAAGAAGTACTGCAGAATGTAGGCAACGCCGGCGGTAAAATGCTGCTGTCATATCTGAAAGACGCTTCTACCCGCGTATATCAATATGATTACAGCGGCCGCCTCGAACATGAAGTCAAACTGCCGGGCATCGGTACTGCCAGCGGCTTCGATGGCCGGAAAGAAGACCAGGAGCTGTTCGTTACCTATACCTCTTTCGTAGCGCCGCCAACGATTTACCGTTATGATATCAAAACAGGTAAGATGTCCCTGTTCAACAAAGCGGCGGTAAAATTCAATCCGGACGATTATGAAACCAAACAGGTATTTTTCACCAGTAAAGACGGCACCAAAGTGCCGATGTTCCTGTCTTCCAGGAAAGGCATGAAAAATAACGGCAACAACCCCGTGCTGATCTACGGTTACGGTGGTTTTAATATCGCACAAACACCCGCCTTCAGCGTTTCCAACCTGTACTTTATGGAACAGGGCGGCACCTATGCCGTGGTGGCGCTGCGCGGTGGCAGCGAATATGGCGAAGCATGGCATAAAGCCGGTATGAAGGAAAAGAAACAAAATGTGTTCGATGACTTCATCGGCGCAGCAGAATACCTGGTTAAAACCAAATATACCAATCCCGCTAAAATAGCGATCCGCGGCGGTTCCAACGGCGGCCTGCTGATAGGCGCCTGCATGACGCAACGTCCCGATCTCTTTAAAGTGGCGCTGCCGGCAGTAGGAGTAATGGATATGCTGCGCTTCCAGAAATTCACCATCGGCTGGGCCTGGGCAGTGGAATATGGCAGCAGTGACAACGCAGAGGATTTCAAATACCTGGTGAAATACTCACCGCTGCATAACCTGAAACCCGGTGTTGCTTACCCGGCTACGATGATTACAACCGCTGATCATGACGATCGTGTGGTGCCGGCACACTCCTTTAAGTTTGCCGCCACATTGCAGGCCAGCAACGCAGGCCCCAATCCGATGCTGATCCGCATTGAAACACAGGCAGGCCACGGCGCAGGCAAACCTACGTCCAAACTGATCGACGAGGCAACGGACATGTGGTCTTTCACCATGTATAATCTCGGTATGAAACCCTAG
- a CDS encoding MFS transporter — MALSKWNIMIMALCTGLIVANIYYSQPLLVLMSQEFGVSESNAGQVTFFTQVGYALGLLFCVPLGDKLERKGQIIAMTATAVVALAAAGFSQNILMLKITGLLIGFTSVVPQLILPLAAHLTDAANRGKVIGTIMSGLLVGILLSRTLSGVVGHHWGWRAMFFIAAGISALLVVIMIFSFPQSKPQFTGTYGDLMKSLLTLAKEQPMLREASAINACCFAMFGMFWTTVVFLLSDKPFLYTSEQIGLMGLAAAAGALGAPLIGRIADKKNPRIAIGYGIIFLLAGYAMFYVFQANIIGIIIGIIAIDLGLQGIHVSNQTRIYALLPEARNRLNTVFMTTSFIGTSVGSGLGLWVWSVGKWNGVCLAGTLLILTALMIYLATYKKPSQG, encoded by the coding sequence ATGGCATTAAGCAAATGGAATATCATGATCATGGCCCTTTGCACGGGCCTTATCGTAGCTAATATTTACTACAGTCAGCCGCTGCTGGTACTGATGAGCCAGGAGTTCGGCGTATCTGAAAGCAATGCGGGGCAGGTGACTTTTTTTACACAGGTAGGTTATGCGCTGGGGCTCCTCTTCTGTGTTCCGTTGGGTGACAAGCTCGAGCGTAAAGGGCAAATTATCGCCATGACTGCAACGGCCGTAGTGGCCCTCGCAGCAGCAGGCTTCTCCCAAAACATCCTGATGCTGAAAATCACAGGACTGCTGATAGGTTTTACGTCTGTGGTACCTCAACTGATACTGCCGCTGGCAGCACATCTGACTGATGCGGCCAACAGGGGCAAGGTGATCGGCACTATTATGAGCGGACTGCTGGTAGGCATATTGTTGTCCCGCACGCTGAGCGGCGTAGTGGGGCACCACTGGGGCTGGCGTGCCATGTTCTTCATCGCTGCGGGTATCAGTGCGTTACTCGTGGTAATCATGATCTTTTCGTTTCCCCAAAGCAAACCACAGTTCACCGGTACCTACGGTGACCTGATGAAGTCGTTGCTCACGCTGGCCAAAGAACAACCGATGCTGCGTGAGGCATCTGCTATCAACGCCTGCTGTTTTGCGATGTTCGGCATGTTCTGGACCACCGTCGTGTTCCTGTTGTCTGATAAACCGTTCCTGTACACCAGCGAACAAATAGGCCTGATGGGCCTGGCTGCTGCTGCGGGCGCACTGGGCGCCCCGTTGATAGGGCGCATCGCAGACAAAAAGAATCCGCGTATAGCCATTGGGTATGGTATCATCTTCCTGCTGGCCGGTTACGCGATGTTTTATGTCTTCCAGGCAAACATCATCGGAATCATCATTGGAATCATCGCGATAGACCTTGGTTTACAAGGTATCCATGTCTCCAACCAAACACGCATATACGCACTGCTGCCGGAAGCACGCAACCGCCTGAACACCGTGTTTATGACGACCAGCTTTATCGGCACTTCCGTTGGCTCAGGCTTAGGGTTATGGGTTTGGTCAGTAGGCAAATGGAATGGGGTGTGTTTAGCCGGCACACTGCTGATACTTACCGCGCTGATGATATATTTGGCTACCTACAAAAAGCCTTCCCAGGGCTGA
- a CDS encoding DoxX family protein yields the protein MRKLFSTGYTGGAVSFSMLILRLMFGGLLLLHGWPKLINFAAKMNSFPDPLGVGHKFSLGMTVFAEVFCSVLLMMGLLTRLAAVPLVICMSVIVGMVHRSDLLDFNFDKIELPLMYLTGFLVVLFTGPGKFSIDGALGK from the coding sequence ATGAGAAAACTATTCTCAACCGGCTACACTGGCGGTGCTGTGAGCTTCTCCATGCTGATATTGCGGCTGATGTTCGGCGGCCTGTTGTTATTGCACGGATGGCCCAAACTGATCAATTTTGCTGCCAAAATGAATTCTTTCCCTGATCCTTTGGGCGTAGGGCATAAATTTTCTTTGGGGATGACCGTTTTTGCAGAAGTTTTCTGTTCTGTTTTACTGATGATGGGATTGCTGACCAGGCTGGCCGCAGTGCCCCTGGTGATCTGCATGTCAGTGATCGTGGGAATGGTACACCGGTCAGACCTGTTGGATTTTAACTTCGATAAGATCGAACTGCCGTTGATGTACCTGACCGGTTTCCTGGTGGTCCTGTTTACCGGGCCAGGTAAGTTTTCCATCGATGGCGCACTGGGCAAATAA
- the pyk gene encoding pyruvate kinase, producing MSTKDLSKYYHKQMDNAAGRAHSSRKTKIVATVGPACDTYEQLLALVKAGVNVFRLNFSHGSHEDKLRIIEYIRQINKTEPYNVAMLGDLQGPKLRVGEIENNALPLKKGDILTFVNEKVVGNMEKIYVSYPDLYKDLRVGQKILLDDGKIETVVKELLPTGEIKAEVSLPGVLSSKKGFNLPDTKVSLPALTEKDVVDLEFIIDQELDWVALSFVRSVKDLTDLRKRLEARNSKIKIISKIEKPEAIQNLKEIIWESDGVMIARGDLGVELPVEQIPMIQKDIIRKCIHRAKPVIVATQMMESMIDRTRPNRSEITDVANAVLEGSDAVMLSGETATGQFPELVIQTMHKIIMEVEKEAIIYNRNLIPHRHSPTFLSDALCYNACKIAEDLDADALIGMTQSGYTGFMLSSYRPRSPLYVFTKERTLVNQLSLSWGVRAFYYEEEESLDDIVFDQINILKERGFIKVGDVAVNTGSTPVKLHLPTNMLKITRVE from the coding sequence ATGAGTACAAAGGATCTTTCGAAATACTATCACAAGCAGATGGACAACGCTGCCGGCAGAGCACACTCTTCCCGTAAAACAAAAATCGTGGCAACTGTTGGTCCGGCCTGTGATACCTATGAACAACTGCTGGCGCTGGTGAAAGCGGGCGTAAACGTATTCCGCCTCAACTTCTCCCACGGCTCGCACGAAGATAAACTGCGGATCATTGAATATATCCGTCAGATCAACAAGACCGAACCTTACAACGTAGCCATGCTCGGAGACCTTCAGGGACCGAAACTCCGCGTTGGTGAAATTGAAAATAACGCCCTGCCGCTGAAAAAAGGTGATATCCTCACCTTTGTCAACGAAAAAGTAGTGGGCAACATGGAAAAAATCTACGTTTCCTACCCTGACCTGTACAAAGATCTTCGCGTTGGCCAGAAAATCCTGCTGGACGACGGTAAAATCGAAACAGTAGTAAAGGAACTGCTTCCTACCGGTGAAATCAAAGCCGAAGTAAGCCTGCCCGGCGTGCTGTCTTCCAAAAAAGGTTTTAACCTGCCAGACACCAAAGTATCGTTGCCGGCCCTGACCGAAAAGGACGTGGTGGACCTCGAGTTCATCATCGACCAGGAACTGGACTGGGTAGCCCTGTCTTTCGTACGCAGCGTAAAAGACCTGACCGATCTGCGCAAGCGCCTGGAAGCAAGGAACTCCAAAATCAAAATCATCTCCAAAATAGAAAAACCGGAGGCGATCCAAAACCTGAAAGAAATCATCTGGGAAAGTGACGGCGTAATGATCGCCCGTGGCGACCTCGGCGTAGAACTGCCGGTAGAGCAGATCCCGATGATCCAGAAAGATATTATCCGTAAATGTATCCACCGCGCGAAGCCCGTTATCGTAGCTACGCAGATGATGGAAAGCATGATCGACCGCACCCGTCCGAACCGTTCCGAAATCACCGACGTGGCCAATGCCGTACTGGAAGGCTCTGACGCCGTGATGCTCAGCGGTGAGACCGCTACCGGACAGTTCCCTGAACTGGTGATCCAGACCATGCACAAAATCATCATGGAAGTGGAAAAAGAAGCGATCATCTACAACCGTAACCTGATCCCTCACCGCCACTCCCCTACCTTCCTCAGCGACGCCCTCTGCTACAACGCTTGTAAAATCGCTGAAGACCTGGACGCAGATGCCCTCATCGGCATGACCCAGAGCGGTTATACCGGCTTTATGCTGAGCAGCTACCGTCCACGTTCACCGCTGTACGTGTTCACCAAAGAAAGAACACTGGTAAACCAACTGAGCCTCAGCTGGGGTGTACGCGCCTTCTACTATGAAGAAGAAGAAAGCCTCGATGATATCGTATTCGATCAGATCAACATCCTGAAAGAAAGAGGATTCATCAAAGTGGGCGATGTGGCAGTAAACACCGGCAGCACACCAGTAAAACTGCACCTGCCAACTAACATGCTCAAAATTACCCGTGTGGAATAG
- a CDS encoding SDR family oxidoreductase, protein MKVLITGSNGLLGQHLIPVFVQNKTYDVIATGRGTNRSPQRDHYIYEAANLRDAGSVQQLVQKHQPDLIIHSGAMSQVDDCEKNKDACWDTNVGATRYLVNAAEKINASFIFLSTDFVFDGLSGPYDEEAPVNPINYYGTSKAAAERLVRNSKLSWAIVRTVLVYGVSNDPHRSNMITWVKNNLQQGKKIKVVDDQWRTPTLCQDLATGCLLLAEKKATGTFNISGSEVLTPYDMALKTAEYFQLDTSLIEKISSKSLAQPAARPAKTGLIIDKAVRELGYHPHTFAEGLDIVAAEIK, encoded by the coding sequence ATGAAGGTATTAATTACAGGTAGCAATGGACTGTTGGGACAACATCTGATCCCGGTATTCGTCCAAAACAAGACATACGATGTAATAGCCACAGGCAGAGGTACTAACCGTTCCCCTCAACGCGACCATTACATTTACGAAGCGGCAAACCTGCGGGACGCCGGCAGCGTACAGCAGCTGGTCCAGAAACATCAGCCGGACCTGATCATCCACAGCGGCGCCATGTCACAGGTGGACGACTGCGAGAAAAACAAAGATGCCTGCTGGGATACCAACGTAGGCGCTACCCGTTATCTCGTCAATGCGGCAGAAAAAATAAACGCCTCCTTTATCTTCCTCTCTACAGACTTTGTGTTCGATGGCCTTAGTGGCCCGTATGACGAAGAAGCTCCTGTCAATCCCATCAATTATTATGGTACAAGCAAAGCGGCGGCAGAACGACTGGTGCGTAACAGCAAGCTGTCATGGGCCATCGTGCGTACCGTGCTGGTATACGGCGTGTCCAACGATCCGCATCGCAGCAATATGATCACATGGGTGAAAAACAATCTCCAGCAGGGCAAGAAGATCAAAGTGGTAGACGACCAGTGGCGTACGCCTACCCTGTGCCAGGACCTGGCCACAGGATGCCTGCTGCTGGCAGAAAAGAAAGCAACCGGTACGTTCAATATTTCCGGCAGTGAAGTATTGACGCCTTATGATATGGCCCTTAAAACGGCCGAGTATTTTCAGCTGGACACCAGCCTGATTGAAAAGATTAGCTCCAAAAGCCTCGCCCAGCCAGCCGCCCGTCCGGCCAAAACCGGTCTGATCATCGATAAGGCGGTCAGGGAGCTGGGATATCATCCGCATACTTTCGCAGAAGGACTGGACATCGTGGCTGCGGAAATCAAATAA
- a CDS encoding tetratricopeptide repeat protein, whose translation MHFIRKVFIPGHLYLSMLTFAGAGIAGMPAAHAQQTRIYTDPEKVFKDAQQYFQQEKYSVSMQLFKQTIDNIDYFHETNRDLVKSDAYYYYTVCALKLGQDNAEKIALEYLKIFNNNAREQLVSYQLAKYYFHQNKFKDAIPLYEKASIDNLSNAEIAEAKFELAYCYFNVKDFQKAQPLFAGIREIQGKYYVPANYYYGFISYYNHQYGEALNSFQKVVEDPKYKNIVPYYIAEIYYFQGKHDQLISYTEPLLRQGGQYYEAEMKQLLGKAYFERKDYKKALPLLQEFQDNADEVRNEDIYQLSYSYYQTGNLNKAISGFKQLSSSKDSLGQNSMYLLGDCYLRTGQKANARNAFAFCANNSSNAQQQEISRFNYGKLSYELGYQDAALNELTQFVKTYPQSAYNKEAREILVSLFMNTNNYRDGLATIEQIGDKNPTVLKAYQKIAYGRATELINDQQLAEADRLLDIAINNPYDAQTKQLAQFWKAEIALRQNKTDKAITNLNAYLSSTPPVSGEANAQTASYNLGYSLLKQDKYAEALPHFETAQKASGPNATRIANDATLRAADCYYMLRQFPKALALYDRVITNNDPGADYAIYQKAIILGLQGKQADKLALLKQLGNKFPTSDFGNQTDMEIANTYLSQEKYNEAIPYLENVLQKQPNGANAPRALLKLGLCYYNKDNENKALSYYRQVVEKFPGSPESNEALQSIKSIYVGQGKTDDYLAFLKASGRTVTATAEDSLAYAAAEARFTNNDCSGAITAFNSYIQKYPNGQFILPAHFYKAECSYNNKDYTNALPAYEFVLSRNNSLYAERSALQAANINFYQTKNYDKARSYYLQLQDLATSKENSLAATRGLLRSNYQLKHWDEVGNYAEMLLSTANISTDDQIIAHFYLGKAQKQAKQYANALAEFKTVAGLTKSETGAEARYDMADCYLQQNDLAAAEKAGFDVIKNTPSYDVWVAKSYILLGDVYFRQQDYFNAKATFQSIAENCPIPELKAEAKEKFAQAEAAEKAAGKKPKKP comes from the coding sequence ATGCATTTCATAAGAAAAGTTTTTATTCCAGGACATCTGTACTTATCCATGCTGACTTTCGCCGGCGCAGGTATCGCAGGGATGCCCGCTGCCCATGCGCAGCAGACGCGTATTTATACCGATCCGGAAAAAGTGTTCAAAGATGCACAACAGTACTTCCAGCAGGAAAAGTACAGCGTATCCATGCAGCTTTTCAAGCAAACGATCGACAACATCGATTATTTCCATGAAACCAACCGCGACCTGGTAAAGTCCGACGCCTATTATTATTACACTGTATGCGCCCTCAAACTGGGACAGGACAATGCGGAAAAAATAGCGCTGGAATACCTTAAAATATTCAATAACAACGCCCGCGAGCAACTGGTAAGCTACCAGCTGGCCAAATATTATTTCCACCAGAACAAGTTCAAAGACGCGATACCGCTATACGAAAAAGCCAGCATCGACAACCTTTCCAACGCGGAAATAGCCGAAGCGAAGTTTGAACTGGCCTATTGCTACTTCAACGTCAAAGACTTTCAGAAAGCACAGCCCCTGTTTGCCGGCATCCGGGAAATACAGGGCAAGTACTATGTGCCGGCCAATTACTACTATGGCTTTATCTCCTACTACAACCATCAGTACGGAGAAGCGCTCAACAGCTTCCAGAAGGTGGTGGAAGATCCGAAGTACAAAAACATTGTGCCTTACTACATCGCCGAGATCTATTACTTCCAGGGCAAACATGACCAGCTGATCTCGTACACCGAGCCGCTGCTGCGCCAGGGCGGCCAGTACTACGAAGCAGAAATGAAACAGCTGCTCGGCAAAGCTTACTTCGAACGTAAAGACTATAAAAAAGCCCTGCCCCTGTTACAGGAATTCCAGGACAATGCCGACGAAGTACGCAATGAAGATATTTATCAGTTGTCTTATTCCTACTATCAGACCGGTAACCTGAACAAGGCCATCAGCGGGTTCAAACAGCTGAGCAGCTCCAAAGACTCCCTGGGACAGAACTCCATGTACCTGCTGGGCGACTGCTACCTGCGTACCGGCCAGAAAGCCAACGCCCGCAACGCCTTCGCCTTCTGCGCCAACAACAGCTCCAACGCACAGCAACAGGAAATTTCCCGTTTCAACTACGGCAAACTCTCCTATGAGCTGGGCTACCAGGACGCCGCCCTCAATGAACTGACACAGTTCGTGAAGACGTACCCGCAGTCCGCCTATAACAAAGAAGCCCGCGAAATACTCGTGAGCCTCTTCATGAATACCAACAACTATCGCGACGGTCTCGCCACCATCGAGCAGATCGGCGATAAAAACCCGACCGTACTGAAAGCGTACCAGAAAATAGCCTACGGCAGAGCCACTGAGCTGATCAACGACCAGCAGCTGGCAGAAGCCGACCGCCTCCTGGACATCGCCATCAATAACCCTTACGACGCACAGACCAAGCAGCTGGCCCAGTTCTGGAAAGCAGAAATAGCCCTGCGCCAGAATAAAACGGACAAAGCGATCACTAACCTGAACGCCTATCTGAGCAGCACGCCGCCGGTATCCGGCGAAGCCAATGCACAGACCGCCAGCTATAACCTCGGCTACAGCCTCCTCAAACAGGACAAATACGCCGAAGCACTGCCGCATTTTGAAACAGCACAGAAAGCCAGCGGCCCCAATGCCACGAGGATAGCCAACGACGCCACCCTCCGCGCTGCCGACTGTTATTATATGCTGCGCCAGTTCCCGAAAGCGCTCGCGCTGTACGACCGTGTCATCACCAACAATGATCCCGGTGCCGACTATGCCATTTACCAGAAAGCCATTATCCTTGGCCTTCAGGGCAAACAGGCAGATAAACTGGCCTTGCTGAAACAACTGGGCAACAAATTCCCAACCTCTGACTTCGGCAACCAGACAGATATGGAAATCGCCAACACGTACCTCTCCCAGGAGAAATACAATGAAGCCATTCCCTACCTGGAAAACGTACTGCAGAAACAACCTAACGGCGCCAATGCCCCAAGAGCCTTACTGAAGCTGGGCCTGTGCTACTATAACAAAGACAATGAAAACAAAGCCCTCTCCTATTACCGCCAGGTAGTAGAGAAATTCCCCGGTTCACCGGAAAGCAACGAAGCGTTGCAAAGCATCAAGTCCATCTACGTTGGCCAGGGCAAAACAGACGACTACCTTGCTTTCCTGAAGGCCAGTGGCCGTACCGTTACTGCCACCGCAGAAGACTCCCTGGCTTATGCCGCCGCAGAAGCGCGTTTTACCAACAACGACTGCTCCGGCGCCATCACCGCCTTCAACAGCTATATCCAGAAATATCCCAACGGCCAGTTTATTCTGCCCGCCCATTTCTATAAGGCTGAGTGTTCCTATAACAACAAAGACTATACGAACGCGCTGCCGGCATATGAATTTGTGTTGTCCCGCAATAACAGCCTGTACGCCGAGCGGTCAGCCCTGCAGGCGGCCAACATCAATTTCTATCAAACCAAAAACTATGATAAAGCGCGCAGCTACTACCTGCAATTACAGGACCTGGCCACCAGCAAGGAAAACAGCCTCGCCGCCACCCGTGGCCTGCTGCGCAGCAACTATCAGCTGAAACACTGGGACGAAGTAGGCAACTATGCCGAAATGCTCCTGTCTACCGCCAACATCAGCACCGATGACCAGATCATCGCACATTTTTACCTGGGCAAAGCGCAAAAACAGGCGAAACAATACGCCAACGCGCTGGCCGAGTTCAAAACCGTTGCCGGCCTGACCAAATCTGAAACCGGTGCGGAAGCCCGTTATGATATGGCTGACTGCTACCTGCAGCAGAACGACCTGGCAGCAGCTGAAAAAGCCGGTTTCGATGTGATCAAAAACACGCCTTCCTACGATGTGTGGGTGGCTAAATCATATATCCTGCTGGGTGACGTGTATTTCCGTCAGCAGGACTACTTCAACGCCAAGGCCACTTTCCAGAGCATCGCTGAAAACTGCCCCATTCCGGAGCTGAAAGCCGAAGCAAAAGAAAAGTTCGCCCAGGCAGAAGCAGCAGAAAAAGCAGCTGGTAAAAAACCTAAGAAACCGTAG
- the pfkA gene encoding 6-phosphofructokinase has translation MKKLNNIAVLTSGGDAPGMNAAVRAVVRTGIYHQLNVFGVMYGYRGILKNEIFPMESKSVANIIQRGGTILKTARCKEFYEYEGRKKAYENLKKHNIDGLIVIGGDGSFNGAQKFSQEFDIPCIGLPGTIDKDIAGTDNTIGFDTAVNTAIDAIDKIRDTADAHDRLFVIEVMGRDAGYIALHSGIATGAEHIMMPERKTELHDIIEELQANERRKKLVNLIVVAEGDETGGANEVARRIKESCPQLDTRVCILGHIQRGGSPSCTDRILASRMGYAAVDALLEGIHNVMIGIVNDKIHYTPLDKAVKAKQEIDPEWFKIVKILAS, from the coding sequence ATGAAAAAATTGAACAACATTGCAGTCCTTACCTCCGGTGGAGATGCCCCGGGCATGAACGCAGCCGTTCGTGCGGTGGTAAGAACGGGCATTTATCATCAGCTGAATGTGTTCGGCGTCATGTATGGATATAGGGGAATTTTAAAGAACGAAATCTTCCCGATGGAGTCCAAATCTGTTGCCAACATTATTCAACGCGGAGGCACCATCTTAAAGACCGCCCGGTGCAAAGAGTTCTATGAATATGAAGGGCGAAAGAAAGCTTATGAAAATCTGAAAAAGCACAACATTGACGGGTTGATTGTGATCGGGGGAGATGGTTCGTTCAATGGAGCTCAGAAATTCAGCCAGGAATTTGACATTCCCTGTATAGGCTTGCCTGGTACTATTGACAAGGACATTGCGGGAACTGACAACACCATTGGTTTTGATACGGCGGTGAATACTGCGATCGATGCCATTGACAAAATCAGGGACACCGCAGACGCGCATGACCGGCTGTTTGTGATCGAAGTAATGGGCCGTGACGCCGGTTACATCGCTTTACACAGCGGTATCGCCACTGGTGCCGAGCATATTATGATGCCTGAGCGCAAAACCGAATTGCACGACATTATTGAAGAATTGCAGGCCAATGAACGCCGCAAAAAACTGGTAAATCTGATCGTGGTGGCTGAAGGTGACGAAACCGGAGGCGCCAATGAAGTAGCACGCCGCATTAAAGAAAGTTGTCCGCAACTGGATACCAGAGTATGTATCCTCGGACATATCCAAAGGGGTGGCTCTCCCTCCTGTACAGACCGTATCCTGGCAAGCCGTATGGGCTATGCCGCTGTAGACGCCCTCCTCGAAGGCATTCACAATGTCATGATCGGGATCGTAAACGACAAGATCCATTATACCCCCCTGGACAAAGCCGTTAAAGCCAAACAGGAAATTGACCCCGAATGGTTTAAGATTGTTAAAATTCTTGCGAGTTAA